In the genome of Eggerthella sp. YY7918, one region contains:
- a CDS encoding TetR/AcrR family transcriptional regulator, whose protein sequence is MEKKPPLGLKTTDRHEKFESLPQERQDALLNAAVETFGLNDYKNASTEDIARRAGISKGLLFFYFKNKSDLYLYLMERVMDKVEHFVIDEGYYAIDDFFELFRYAAYSKRDVFEKFPYLLEYSVRAFYPQHKDIKHTMNDWMQHQIDFMFERYFSHVNFDKFREDVDPKYVVNMMVWIADGYLHQQLSLNKRIDMDELIHEFDRWCDMLKTYAYKEEYR, encoded by the coding sequence ATGGAAAAGAAGCCCCCGCTCGGTCTAAAAACAACGGACCGCCACGAAAAATTTGAAAGCCTTCCCCAAGAGCGCCAAGATGCTCTCTTGAATGCCGCCGTTGAAACGTTCGGCCTTAACGATTACAAAAACGCCTCCACTGAAGACATTGCGCGCCGAGCGGGCATCTCGAAAGGACTTCTGTTCTTCTACTTCAAGAACAAGAGCGATTTGTACCTTTACCTGATGGAGCGCGTGATGGACAAGGTAGAGCACTTCGTCATCGACGAAGGCTACTACGCCATCGACGATTTTTTCGAACTGTTTCGCTATGCGGCCTACAGCAAACGCGACGTGTTTGAGAAGTTCCCCTACCTGCTGGAATATTCAGTGCGTGCGTTTTATCCCCAGCATAAGGACATCAAGCATACGATGAACGACTGGATGCAGCATCAGATTGATTTCATGTTCGAGCGCTACTTTAGCCATGTGAACTTCGACAAATTCCGTGAGGACGTAGACCCGAAGTACGTGGTGAACATGATGGTGTGGATAGCGGATGGGTACCTGCATCAACAACTCAGCTTGAACAAGCGCATCGACATGGACGAACTTATACATGAGTTTGACCGCTGGTGCGACATGCTGAAAACATATGCTTACAAGGAGGAATACCGATGA
- a CDS encoding acyl carrier protein, whose translation MATIDTIKDVLQENLDIDPETVNAEATFDSLGIDSLDMVELICDLEEKCEVDFGEPEGLQTVGDLVSYIDSL comes from the coding sequence ATGGCAACCATCGACACCATCAAGGATGTTCTGCAGGAGAACCTCGACATCGATCCGGAGACGGTCAACGCCGAAGCAACGTTCGATTCGCTCGGCATCGATTCACTCGATATGGTTGAGCTCATCTGCGATCTTGAAGAAAAATGCGAAGTCGACTTCGGCGAGCCCGAAGGGCTGCAAACGGTTGGCGACCTGGTAAGCTACATCGACTCGCTGTAG
- the hpf gene encoding ribosome hibernation-promoting factor, HPF/YfiA family, with amino-acid sequence MSITVTGRKMPVTDALRQYAEEKIGNSMKVMDINPLDAEVVLLVEKNPANPRPAVCEVTLHTKGHIIRVEESEEDMYAAIDVAAAKVVRQLRKYKTKVIDRKLRAEGETIRIDTTEPANLDVDGLMKELEAEDEVLRVKEIEFEPLTEEEALVKIDLLGHDFFAYTDRDTSLVNVLYRRDDGGYGLLKQKEE; translated from the coding sequence ATGAGCATTACCGTCACCGGACGCAAAATGCCTGTAACCGATGCACTGCGTCAGTACGCCGAGGAGAAAATCGGCAATTCGATGAAAGTTATGGACATTAATCCATTAGATGCCGAAGTCGTCCTGCTTGTCGAGAAAAACCCTGCCAACCCGCGCCCCGCTGTCTGCGAAGTCACGCTGCACACCAAGGGCCACATCATTCGCGTTGAAGAGAGCGAAGAGGACATGTACGCGGCCATCGACGTGGCTGCTGCCAAGGTTGTTCGCCAGCTTCGCAAGTACAAGACCAAGGTCATCGATCGCAAGCTGCGCGCCGAGGGCGAAACCATCCGCATTGATACAACCGAACCGGCAAACCTTGACGTTGACGGCCTTATGAAAGAGCTTGAGGCTGAAGACGAAGTGCTGCGCGTGAAGGAAATTGAGTTTGAACCGCTGACCGAAGAGGAAGCGCTCGTTAAGATCGATCTTTTGGGCCACGACTTCTTCGCTTATACCGACCGCGACACAAGCCTCGTTAACGTGCTGTATCGTCGTGATGACGGCGGATACGGCCTGCTAAAGCAGAAGGAGGAATAG
- the nhaA gene encoding Na+/H+ antiporter NhaA → MANTNQDGTQRIFISEVQGHQARYKKLIQFTHSSTKAAGAMLLAAVVALIVANTGAYEAFLDFWHTEVGVFFGDKLAGMSMAHIINDVFMAIFFLLVGLEVKYELTVGELTNIRQALLPIMAAVGGVVAPIGIYLLFNANNPESAHGWGVPTATDIAFALGILALLGSRVPSGVRVFLSTLAVADDIIAILVIAIFYGHSPSFFWLGAAAVVLVILILMNRNHIYSLIPYLLVGVVLWYCVFMSGVHSTIAGVLLAFTIPSGSRVNLKSFIAWSGGKVREARDAFQPETPVIAQGEYIETVQDLSRVARQVVPPATRLEHRLYPWVYFGILPLFALTNADVSFAGMDFGAMLTDPVLYGVLLGLLVGKPLGIMAMSFLVVKTKLASLPENVNWLHMLGASILGGVGFTMAIFVANLAFDNEAMIATAKLGILAASLLAGVLGFVFLLLQAKAAQKRGVAYLATSSEDENLQTADLDAVHDREEFLRDLNSPELQDELEAARKRPGVFEIVVDLGPTGLLGGGSIGDVRSALRDEVVRVLREEGEEDLLEKVQEEFRENTDVPPLAGVVETLRREGDEERVADALGREAQDATGMSGRDAESEKDERH, encoded by the coding sequence ATGGCAAACACGAACCAAGATGGTACCCAGCGCATTTTTATTTCGGAAGTGCAAGGCCATCAGGCACGATACAAGAAGCTGATCCAGTTTACGCACTCGTCCACGAAGGCGGCCGGCGCTATGCTGCTTGCTGCCGTCGTGGCGCTCATCGTGGCGAACACGGGCGCTTATGAGGCGTTTCTTGACTTTTGGCATACCGAGGTCGGCGTGTTTTTTGGCGACAAGCTGGCTGGCATGTCGATGGCTCATATCATCAACGATGTGTTCATGGCGATATTCTTCCTGTTGGTGGGTCTAGAAGTAAAATACGAGTTGACGGTGGGCGAGCTTACCAATATCCGTCAGGCGCTCTTGCCCATTATGGCGGCCGTTGGCGGCGTGGTTGCGCCTATTGGGATATATTTACTGTTCAATGCAAACAATCCTGAATCGGCACATGGCTGGGGTGTCCCCACCGCGACCGACATCGCGTTTGCTCTCGGCATCTTGGCTCTTTTGGGTAGCCGTGTACCCAGCGGTGTGCGCGTGTTTTTAAGCACGCTGGCCGTTGCTGACGACATTATCGCAATCCTTGTGATCGCCATTTTCTACGGCCACAGCCCGTCGTTTTTCTGGCTGGGCGCCGCTGCCGTCGTGCTTGTCATTCTGATACTGATGAATCGCAATCACATCTATTCGCTCATTCCATATCTGCTGGTGGGTGTGGTGCTGTGGTACTGCGTATTCATGTCGGGCGTTCACTCTACCATCGCCGGCGTACTTTTGGCGTTCACTATTCCTTCGGGATCGCGTGTGAACCTGAAGAGCTTTATTGCCTGGTCGGGCGGCAAGGTGCGTGAGGCGCGCGATGCGTTTCAGCCCGAGACGCCTGTCATTGCGCAGGGCGAGTACATTGAAACCGTGCAGGACTTGAGCCGCGTGGCGCGTCAGGTGGTGCCGCCGGCGACGCGGTTGGAACATCGACTGTATCCGTGGGTGTACTTCGGCATTCTGCCGCTGTTTGCCCTGACCAATGCCGACGTGAGTTTTGCAGGCATGGATTTTGGCGCCATGCTGACCGATCCGGTGCTCTATGGCGTGTTGCTGGGTCTGTTAGTGGGCAAGCCGCTCGGCATTATGGCGATGAGCTTTCTGGTGGTGAAAACAAAGCTGGCTTCGCTGCCTGAAAACGTGAACTGGCTCCATATGCTCGGTGCAAGCATTTTGGGTGGCGTCGGCTTCACGATGGCCATCTTTGTGGCAAATCTGGCTTTCGATAACGAAGCAATGATTGCCACGGCCAAGTTGGGCATTTTGGCGGCGTCGCTTCTGGCGGGTGTGCTCGGCTTTGTGTTCCTGCTTCTGCAGGCAAAGGCCGCCCAGAAGCGCGGTGTCGCGTATCTGGCAACGTCGTCGGAGGATGAGAATCTGCAGACGGCCGACCTCGATGCGGTTCACGATCGCGAAGAGTTTCTGCGTGACCTTAACAGTCCCGAATTGCAGGACGAACTGGAGGCGGCACGGAAGCGTCCCGGAGTGTTCGAGATTGTGGTTGATTTGGGACCGACGGGCCTGTTGGGCGGGGGCTCTATCGGAGACGTGCGTTCTGCCTTGCGCGACGAAGTGGTTCGCGTGTTGCGCGAGGAGGGCGAAGAAGATCTGTTGGAGAAGGTACAGGAGGAATTCCGCGAGAATACCGATGTGCCTCCATTGGCGGGTGTGGTGGAAACTCTGCGTCGCGAAGGAGACGAGGAGCGCGTAGCCGACGCGCTTGGTCGCGAAGCGCAGGATGCCACGGGCATGTCCGGACGTGATGCGGAGTCGGAAAAGGACGAACGCCATTAG
- the glmU gene encoding bifunctional UDP-N-acetylglucosamine diphosphorylase/glucosamine-1-phosphate N-acetyltransferase GlmU, translated as MEAAAIVLAAGAGTRMKSKKPKVAHEVLGKPLVRWVVDAAREAGVDRVVSVVGHAREQVEPLVQDTQTVVQHEQNGTAGAVAVCADALADFDGSLVVLSGDCPLITSDTITQLIRAREEADAAVVVLTMQMDDPFGYGRIVRDENGAVARIVEQKDASPEEAALCECNSGFYCFDARALFDALKQVSNDNAQGEFYLTDVLEICRNAGRPVLGLVCEDTAECLGVNSRIQLAEATKHLQRRINRAHMAAGVTMVDPELVWIGPDVRIAQDVEILPNVTLMGSTRIGEDSVIGPDSRLTDTVVGCGCTVDETVAIEAQIDDRATCGPRAYLRPAAHLCEGAKAGTHVEIKKSTVGKGSKVPHLSYIGDATLGEGVNIGAGSITCNYDGKKKWPTIIGDGAFVGSDTMMVAPVTIGAGAIIGAGSTITKDVADDALGLTRPEQREIPGWAAKKRAQQAEE; from the coding sequence ATGGAAGCTGCTGCTATCGTTTTAGCTGCCGGTGCTGGCACCCGCATGAAGTCCAAAAAGCCGAAGGTCGCTCACGAAGTGCTCGGTAAGCCGCTTGTTCGCTGGGTGGTTGATGCCGCGCGCGAAGCGGGGGTAGACCGCGTGGTGTCGGTGGTTGGACATGCGCGCGAACAGGTGGAACCCCTGGTTCAGGACACTCAGACGGTGGTGCAGCACGAGCAGAACGGCACGGCTGGAGCGGTGGCTGTGTGTGCCGATGCGCTTGCCGACTTCGATGGTTCGCTCGTGGTACTTTCGGGTGATTGCCCGCTCATCACGTCCGATACGATCACGCAGCTCATTCGCGCCCGTGAAGAGGCTGATGCCGCCGTGGTGGTGCTGACGATGCAGATGGACGACCCCTTCGGCTACGGGCGCATCGTGCGCGACGAGAACGGTGCGGTCGCGCGCATTGTCGAGCAGAAGGATGCTTCCCCTGAAGAGGCCGCGCTTTGCGAGTGCAATTCCGGTTTCTACTGCTTCGATGCGCGTGCGTTGTTCGATGCGCTCAAACAGGTGAGCAACGACAACGCCCAGGGCGAGTTCTACCTGACCGACGTGCTTGAGATTTGTCGCAATGCAGGACGACCCGTATTGGGGCTGGTGTGCGAGGATACGGCTGAGTGCTTGGGCGTAAACTCGCGCATTCAGCTGGCCGAGGCTACCAAGCATCTGCAGCGGCGCATCAATCGTGCGCATATGGCTGCGGGCGTGACTATGGTGGACCCGGAGCTTGTGTGGATTGGTCCTGACGTGCGCATCGCCCAAGATGTGGAGATCCTTCCGAATGTGACGCTTATGGGTTCTACACGTATCGGCGAAGACAGTGTTATCGGCCCCGACTCGCGCTTGACCGATACGGTGGTGGGATGCGGATGCACGGTGGACGAAACGGTGGCCATCGAAGCCCAAATCGACGATAGAGCCACGTGCGGTCCGCGCGCCTACCTGCGCCCGGCGGCTCACTTGTGCGAGGGCGCAAAAGCAGGCACCCACGTGGAGATCAAGAAGTCCACGGTGGGCAAGGGCAGCAAGGTGCCGCACTTGTCCTACATTGGGGACGCAACGCTCGGCGAGGGTGTCAACATCGGCGCGGGGTCCATCACCTGCAACTATGACGGCAAGAAAAAGTGGCCGACCATTATTGGCGACGGCGCTTTTGTGGGCAGCGACACCATGATGGTGGCCCCAGTGACTATCGGAGCGGGTGCGATTATCGGCGCGGGTTCGACCATCACAAAAGATGTGGCGGACGATGCGCTGGGTCTCACACGTCCCGAGCAGCGTGAGATTCCCGGTTGGGCCGCCAAGAAGCGTGCGCAGCAGGCCGAAGAATAA